The sequence CGCCGCCCGTGACGCCACCGGGCCCGTCCGCATCATCGTCACGCCTTCAGCCCAGGGGAGGACTACCGCATGAGTGAGATCGACGAGCTTCGTGCCGCGGTCGAGACGTTGGCGACCAGGGTTCGCACACTCGAGGACCAGGTCGAGATCATGCAGCTGGTCGCCCAGTACGGGCCCGCCGTCGACAGCGGGTCGGCCCAGGCCACGGCGGCGCTGTGGACCGAGGACGGCACCTTCGACGCCGTTCCGCACCTGCGGATGCGTGGCCGTGGCGACATCGCCGACATGGTCAACGGCGGTCATCAAAGCCTCATTCGCAACGGCTGCGGCCACGTGCTCACGGTGCCGCACATCGTGGTCGACGGCGACGAGGCGACCGGCCGCAGCTACGCGCTCAACATCCGCTGGGACCCCGAGGCCGACCGGTTCTGGGTGGCCCGGGTCTCCGCGAACACCTGGCGCTGGGTCCGCACCACCGACGGCTGGCGGATCCGCGAGCGGGTCAACGCCAGCCTCGACGGCACCCCCGAACACCGCGAGATGCTCGCGCCGCCGCCGCCCACCGCTGGCGTCGAACGCACGCCGGCCTGAACCCTGAACCTGTCGTCGGGCAGCATCCGTCTGGAGGACGAGTGAAGATCGGATTTGTCGGAGCGGGCCGGATGGGCCGCCCGATCGTCGACCGGCTGCGGGCCGCGGGCCATGAGGTCACCGTCCTGGTGCGCCGCCCGGAGGCCAGGGCGGCGGCGGAGGCGGACGGGCTGACCTGGGCCGCGACGCTGGCGGAGACGGTCCAGGAGGCCGACGCCGTGTTCGTCGTCGTGTTGACCGACGAACAGGTTCGTTCGGTGTGCCTCGGGCCGGAGGGTGTCCTCGCCGCCATGAGGCCGGGCGCGACGCTGGTCCAGCACACCACGTCTCATCCCGCCACCGCCGGGCTGCTCGCGGACGCCGCGGCCCCCCGTGGGGTCGGGGTGCTCGACGCGGCCCTGTCGGGCGGTCCGCACGACATCGCCGCCGGGCGGCTCACCCTCTGGGTCGGCGGCGACGAGGCGTTGCTCGACCGCACCCGCGCGCTGCTGGACACCTACGCCGCGCCCGTCATGTTCGTCGGCGGCCTCGGCAACGGCCAGCGGGTCAAGCTCGTCAACAACGCCCTGTTCGTCGCGCAGGTCGGGCTCGCCGTCGACGCGGTGCGCCTCGCCGGCTCACTCGGCATCGACGAGCCGGCGATCCTGGCTGCGCTGCAACACGGCAGCGGCGCCAGCCGCGGGCTGAGCGTCGTCGCCGGTGGCGGCTCGGTCGAGGCCGTCGCCGGCCGCATCGGCGCCCTGATGCTCAAGGACGTCAACGTCGTCCGTGCGGTCGCCCACGGCGCCGGCGCGGACCTCGGCATCCTCGGAACGGTCCTGGCGTCGGACGCGGTCGAGAAGAAGGTCCTCGGCCAGGCGGAGTAGGCGCTTGGCACGGACAGCGATGCGCGGCCGGCGCCCGCCTGTGGGCACCGACCGCGCAGCACGGCTGCCGGACTCGCTGGCAGCTCACTTCCCTCGTACTGGTGACCTTCTAACGCGCGGTTCGGGTGAGCTCCCGTTCGTCCTCCGGCCGGTCACGGTCAGCCGGTCCGGCCTGCGACGGCAAGGCGACCGCCGCGTCGGCCGGCTCCACGGAGAAGTGGGGGGTGATCCGGTCGAGCCACCGGGGGAGATACCAGTTGGACCTGCCGAAGATGTTCATCAGCGCCGGCACGAGCGCCGTCCGCAGGATGAACGCGTCGAGGAACACGGCCGAGGCGAGGCCGGTACCGAACATCTTGATCGGCCGGCCTGGGCTCAGCAGGAAGCCGAGGAAAACGGCGATCATGATCAGGGCGGCGGCGGTGATGATGCCGCCCGTCTCGGCCTGGCCGATGGTCACCGATCGCCTGTTGTCGCGGGTGTGCACCCACTCCTCGTGCATGCGACTGACCAGGAACACCTGGTAGTCCATCGACAGGCCGAACAGGATGGCGAACAGCATGACCGGCATCCAGGCGTCGATCGGCCCGCCTGGCCCGGCCCCCATGCTGTCGGAGAGCCAGCCGAACTGGAAGATCGCCACCACCACGCCGAAGGAACCGGCCGCGGCCAGCAGGTTCATCACGGCGGCGGTCGCCGGGATGACCAGGCTCCGGAAGGCGAGCAGCAGCAGGATGAAGGACAGGCCGACGACGACCGTGATGAACAGCGGCATCTTGCGCCCGAGCACGGTGGCGAAGTCGACGTTCACGGCCGTGCCGCCGTAGGCGTAGATCCGGTTGCCCGTGCCGTCGTACAGCGGTGGGAGAACGCTCGACCGCAGGTGCCGGACCAGCGTGTACGTCTTCTCCGACTGCGGCGACGTCGTCGTCTTGAAGGTCACGAACGCGACGTCACTGGTCAGCTGGCTCGTGCCCAGACTGCCTCGGTCGACCCCCGGGACGGCGGCCAGCGTCGTGGACACGCGCTCCAGGTACGCCTTGTCCGCGGCGCCCGGGCCGCTCACGACGGCTTCCAGGGTGGAGTTGTAGCCGACGCCGAACTCCCCGGCGATCAGGTCGTAGCCCGACCGGGTGGTGGAGCCCTTCGGATCGCTGCCCTGATCGCTGGCGCCCAGATTGATCGAGAAGAACGGCAGGGCGATGAGGACCATCACCGCGCCGGCGACGACCGCGACCGCGATGCGGTTGCGGGCGACGAACTGCGACCAACGAGCCCACTTGCCCACCGGCTTGCCGTCGAGGAACTCGCCGGCGCGCGCGGCCGCCCGGTGCTTCCTGGGCAGCACCTTCAGCCCGAACAGGCTGAGCAGCGCGGGCAGCAGCGTGAGCGAGGCGATCATGGTGAACCCGACCGCGAGTGCGGTTGCCACTGCCATGCCGTTGAAGAAGCTCACGCCGAGCGCGATGAG is a genomic window of Pseudofrankia inefficax containing:
- a CDS encoding MMPL family transporter produces the protein MRGIAEFAVRRRWFVVAGWVLFVIAVQGIAGAMGGASYKDTFSLPHTETAAVANLLKDAGLNNQNGAAGTVVLKDRAGAFNAAPAQLQPALIKLCGSGNHVALIATPWQSIDCSKGAAVGPGSPTLLNHSRGSNTALVSITWENDHYDAALFKGVYDELKTLGSDQLQVEFTGDAFSGIGQSAGSGSSILIGFLAALIILAIVFRTVAATVLPLASAVVALVSGLGAIYILSHAINVSNITPFLAELMVIGVGVDYALFIVTRHRRNLRRGMPVSESIVNAINTSGRAVLFAGSTVCIAILGLIALGVSFFNGMAVATALAVGFTMIASLTLLPALLSLFGLKVLPRKHRAAARAGEFLDGKPVGKWARWSQFVARNRIAVAVVAGAVMVLIALPFFSINLGASDQGSDPKGSTTRSGYDLIAGEFGVGYNSTLEAVVSGPGAADKAYLERVSTTLAAVPGVDRGSLGTSQLTSDVAFVTFKTTTSPQSEKTYTLVRHLRSSVLPPLYDGTGNRIYAYGGTAVNVDFATVLGRKMPLFITVVVGLSFILLLLAFRSLVIPATAAVMNLLAAAGSFGVVVAIFQFGWLSDSMGAGPGGPIDAWMPVMLFAILFGLSMDYQVFLVSRMHEEWVHTRDNRRSVTIGQAETGGIITAAALIMIAVFLGFLLSPGRPIKMFGTGLASAVFLDAFILRTALVPALMNIFGRSNWYLPRWLDRITPHFSVEPADAAVALPSQAGPADRDRPEDERELTRTAR
- a CDS encoding nuclear transport factor 2 family protein; amino-acid sequence: MSEIDELRAAVETLATRVRTLEDQVEIMQLVAQYGPAVDSGSAQATAALWTEDGTFDAVPHLRMRGRGDIADMVNGGHQSLIRNGCGHVLTVPHIVVDGDEATGRSYALNIRWDPEADRFWVARVSANTWRWVRTTDGWRIRERVNASLDGTPEHREMLAPPPPTAGVERTPA
- a CDS encoding NAD(P)-dependent oxidoreductase, which produces MNPEPVVGQHPSGGRVKIGFVGAGRMGRPIVDRLRAAGHEVTVLVRRPEARAAAEADGLTWAATLAETVQEADAVFVVVLTDEQVRSVCLGPEGVLAAMRPGATLVQHTTSHPATAGLLADAAAPRGVGVLDAALSGGPHDIAAGRLTLWVGGDEALLDRTRALLDTYAAPVMFVGGLGNGQRVKLVNNALFVAQVGLAVDAVRLAGSLGIDEPAILAALQHGSGASRGLSVVAGGGSVEAVAGRIGALMLKDVNVVRAVAHGAGADLGILGTVLASDAVEKKVLGQAE